A window of the Pseudomonas fluorescens genome harbors these coding sequences:
- a CDS encoding NCS2 family permease yields the protein MLERLFQLKAHNTNVRTEILAGVTTFLAMAYILFVNPSILGETGMDKGAVFVATCLAAAIGSTVMGLIANYPIALAPGMGLNAFFTYTVVLHMGHTWQVALGAVFISAVCFFLLSIFRIREWIINSIPLPLRSAIAAGIGLFLALIALHNAGIVVSNPATMVGLGDLKQPAPILATLGFALIVALEALKVRGAVLIGILAVTIVSIVMGFTPFGGVTSMPPSLAPTFLQLDIKGALDIGLVSVIFAFLFVDLFDNSGTLIGVAKRAGLMGKDGHMPKMGRALIADSTAAMAGSLLGTSTTTSYIESAAGVSAGGRTGLTAIVVAILFLLALFFSPLAASVPAFATAPALLFVAVLMTSGLAEIDWEDITVAAPVVVTALAMPFTYSIANGIAFGFIAWTAIKLLSGRARELNPALVILSILFVIKLGWFNA from the coding sequence ATGCTGGAAAGGCTGTTTCAACTCAAGGCACACAACACCAACGTGCGGACCGAGATTCTCGCGGGCGTCACGACCTTCCTGGCCATGGCCTACATTCTGTTCGTCAACCCGAGCATCCTCGGCGAGACCGGCATGGACAAAGGCGCGGTGTTCGTCGCCACCTGCCTGGCAGCCGCCATCGGCTCCACGGTCATGGGCCTGATCGCCAACTACCCGATCGCCCTCGCGCCGGGCATGGGCCTGAACGCCTTCTTTACCTACACCGTCGTGCTGCACATGGGCCACACCTGGCAGGTAGCGCTGGGCGCGGTGTTCATTTCGGCCGTGTGCTTCTTCCTGCTGTCGATCTTCCGCATCCGTGAATGGATCATCAACAGCATCCCGCTGCCGCTGCGCTCGGCGATTGCTGCCGGTATCGGCCTGTTCCTGGCGCTGATCGCCCTGCACAACGCCGGTATCGTGGTCAGCAACCCGGCGACCATGGTCGGCCTCGGCGACCTGAAACAACCGGCGCCGATCCTCGCCACCCTCGGTTTCGCCCTGATCGTTGCCCTTGAAGCCCTGAAAGTGCGCGGCGCGGTGCTGATCGGCATTCTGGCGGTGACCATCGTTTCCATCGTGATGGGATTCACCCCGTTCGGCGGCGTGACGTCGATGCCGCCTTCGCTGGCCCCAACCTTCCTGCAACTGGACATCAAGGGCGCGCTGGACATCGGTCTGGTCAGCGTGATCTTCGCCTTCCTGTTCGTCGACCTGTTCGACAACTCCGGCACCCTGATCGGCGTCGCCAAGCGCGCCGGCCTGATGGGCAAGGACGGCCACATGCCGAAGATGGGCCGTGCACTGATCGCCGACAGTACGGCGGCAATGGCCGGCTCGCTGCTGGGCACCTCGACCACCACCAGCTACATCGAATCCGCTGCGGGCGTAAGCGCCGGCGGCCGCACCGGCCTGACCGCCATCGTCGTCGCAATCCTGTTCCTGCTGGCGCTGTTCTTCTCGCCACTGGCTGCCAGCGTGCCAGCGTTCGCCACCGCGCCAGCGCTGCTGTTTGTCGCCGTGCTGATGACTTCGGGCCTGGCGGAAATAGACTGGGAAGACATCACCGTCGCCGCGCCGGTCGTGGTCACCGCCCTGGCGATGCCTTTCACCTATTCCATCGCCAACGGCATCGCCTTCGGCTTCATCGCCTGGACCGCGATCAAACTGCTGTCCGGCCGCGCCCGTGAGCTGAACCCGGCGCTGGTGATCCTGTCGATTCTGTTCGTGATCAAGCTGGGTTGGTTCAACGCATGA
- the trmA gene encoding tRNA (uridine(54)-C5)-methyltransferase TrmA, giving the protein MTFDSQAYAVQLEDKVTRLRDLLAPFDAPEPTVFDSPLQNFRLRAEFRLWREGGERHYAMFSQDDKRTPILIEEFPIASLRINQLMPQLKAAWQASAALSHKLFQVEFLTTLAGDAMITLCYHRPLDEHWHAAATKLSADLGVSIIGRSKGKREVLGLDYVVEKLEVGGRTFSYRQPEGAFTQPNGTVNQKMLNWAYEALGDRSDDLLELYCGNGNFTLPLATRVRKVLATEISKTSVNAALSNLAENAVDNVTLVRLSAEELTEALNEVRPFRRLHGIDLKSYEFGSVFVDPPRAGMDPDTCELTRRFDNILYISCNPETLAANIAQLHDTHRITRCALFDQFPWTHHMESGVLLTRR; this is encoded by the coding sequence ATGACTTTTGATTCCCAGGCCTACGCCGTACAACTCGAAGACAAGGTCACGCGCCTGCGTGACCTGCTGGCCCCGTTCGATGCGCCGGAACCGACGGTGTTCGACTCGCCTTTGCAAAACTTCCGCCTGCGCGCCGAATTCCGCCTGTGGCGCGAGGGCGGTGAGCGGCACTACGCGATGTTTTCCCAGGACGACAAGCGCACGCCGATCCTGATCGAAGAGTTTCCGATCGCCAGCCTGCGTATCAACCAGTTGATGCCGCAATTGAAGGCGGCCTGGCAGGCCAGTGCAGCGCTGAGCCACAAGCTGTTTCAGGTGGAGTTTCTGACCACCCTGGCCGGCGACGCGATGATCACCCTGTGTTATCACCGTCCGCTGGACGAGCACTGGCACGCGGCGGCCACCAAGCTGTCGGCGGACCTGGGCGTCAGCATCATCGGTCGCTCCAAGGGCAAGCGCGAAGTGCTCGGCCTCGATTACGTGGTCGAGAAACTGGAAGTCGGCGGTCGCACCTTCAGCTATCGCCAACCGGAAGGCGCGTTCACCCAGCCCAACGGCACCGTGAACCAGAAGATGCTCAACTGGGCATACGAAGCACTGGGCGATCGCAGCGACGATCTGCTGGAGCTGTACTGCGGCAACGGCAACTTCACCCTGCCACTGGCGACTCGCGTACGCAAAGTGCTGGCCACCGAAATCAGCAAGACCTCGGTCAACGCCGCTCTGAGCAACCTGGCCGAAAACGCTGTGGATAACGTCACTCTGGTGCGCCTGTCCGCCGAAGAGCTGACCGAAGCGCTGAACGAAGTTCGCCCGTTCCGTCGCCTGCACGGTATCGACCTGAAAAGCTACGAGTTCGGCAGCGTGTTCGTCGACCCGCCACGGGCCGGCATGGACCCGGACACCTGCGAACTGACCCGTCGCTTCGACAACATCCTGTACATCTCCTGCAACCCGGAGACGCTGGCGGCCAACATCGCCCAACTGCACGACACGCATCGCATCACCCGCTGTGCGCTGTTCGACCAGTTCCCGTGGACTCACCACATGGAATCCGGCGTGTTGCTGACCCGGCGTTGA
- a CDS encoding DUF4160 domain-containing protein, translated as MKVCSYKGLSVVIMMHDEHCPPHAHVDAGAWSARFKFSFWHNGVELWDVVPLSHRPPVSLLEGLRQSLRETDHLRRARWIWWTRLRTACLDNQWWDGQSNQVAVLREVTSTSFRIGSAYYEPEVNKTLLALVGAHEGVEIEL; from the coding sequence ATGAAGGTATGCAGTTACAAAGGACTGTCAGTGGTGATCATGATGCATGACGAACATTGTCCGCCCCACGCACATGTGGATGCAGGAGCCTGGAGCGCCCGCTTCAAATTCAGTTTCTGGCACAACGGCGTCGAACTGTGGGATGTGGTGCCGTTGTCGCATCGACCACCGGTCAGCCTGCTTGAAGGGCTGCGCCAGTCGCTGCGTGAGACCGATCATCTGCGGCGGGCCCGCTGGATCTGGTGGACTCGATTGCGAACGGCCTGTCTCGACAATCAGTGGTGGGACGGGCAGTCGAATCAAGTGGCGGTGCTGCGGGAGGTCACCAGCACGAGTTTCAGGATTGGATCGGCGTATTACGAGCCAGAGGTCAACAAAACCTTGTTGGCCCTGGTCGGCGCTCACGAGGGAGTGGAAATAGAATTATGA